Proteins co-encoded in one Betaproteobacteria bacterium genomic window:
- the secB gene encoding protein-export chaperone SecB, translated as MTEPAQEQPHFSIEKLYVKDLSLEIPNAPQIFLERDAPQVDVQIQTQGKGVQDGIYDVVLSITVTAKLGERTVFLVEVAQAGIFQIRNVPEADLQGVLGIACPNILFPYAREVVSDAVTRAGFPPVVLNPINFEALYQQRLQQEAAEAAGPVTTH; from the coding sequence GCTCTACGTCAAGGATCTCTCCCTGGAGATTCCGAATGCCCCGCAGATCTTCCTCGAGCGCGACGCGCCGCAGGTCGACGTGCAGATCCAGACCCAGGGAAAGGGCGTGCAGGACGGCATCTACGACGTCGTGCTGTCGATTACCGTGACCGCCAAGCTGGGTGAGCGGACGGTGTTCCTGGTCGAAGTCGCGCAGGCAGGCATCTTCCAGATCCGCAACGTCCCCGAAGCCGACCTGCAAGGCGTGCTCGGCATTGCCTGCCCCAACATCCTTTTTCCGTACGCACGCGAAGTAGTGTCGGATGCGGTCACCCGTGCCGGTTTCCCGCCAGTGGTGCTGAACCCCATCAATTTCGAGGCGCTCTACCAGCAGCGCCTGCAGCAGGAGGCCGCCGAAGCGGCCGGCCCCGTCACCACGCACTGA